A single Proteiniborus sp. DW1 DNA region contains:
- a CDS encoding anaerobic ribonucleoside-triphosphate reductase activating protein, translated as MEFKGHQKSSFIDYPDKISTVFFTGGCNFRCSYCHNSDLVYNKGEKITEDFIFDYLEKRKKVLDAVCISGGEPTLHDGLYDFIEKVKTKGYLVKLDTNGTSPYTLNKLVADELVDYVAMDIKAPIDKYNTVANADFAIERVIESIDILKNSYIDYEFRTTICRELLTKEDILKIAEYLKGSRRYYLQNFRDGDTVLGGENKFTPYSKKMLIEIEKQIKNYFGVFKIRN; from the coding sequence ATGGAATTTAAGGGACACCAAAAATCATCATTTATAGATTATCCTGATAAGATAAGTACAGTGTTTTTTACAGGTGGCTGTAACTTTAGATGCAGCTATTGCCATAACTCTGACCTTGTTTATAATAAAGGTGAAAAAATAACAGAAGACTTTATATTTGATTACCTTGAGAAAAGAAAGAAAGTGTTAGATGCAGTATGTATATCTGGGGGAGAGCCAACCCTTCATGATGGATTATATGATTTTATAGAAAAGGTAAAGACTAAAGGCTATTTAGTAAAGTTAGATACTAACGGAACTAGCCCATATACACTGAATAAACTTGTAGCAGATGAACTAGTGGATTATGTAGCTATGGATATAAAGGCTCCAATAGACAAATATAATACTGTAGCAAATGCTGACTTTGCTATAGAAAGAGTAATTGAAAGCATCGATATACTAAAAAATTCATATATTGATTATGAGTTTAGAACCACTATATGTCGAGAGCTATTAACGAAAGAGGACATTCTGAAAATTGCAGAGTACCTAAAGGGAAGCAGAAGATATTATTTGCAAAACTTTAGAGATGGAGACACTGTTTTAGGTGGAGAAAATAAATTCACCCCGTATTCAAAAAAAATGTTAATAGAAATTGAAAAGCAAATTAAGAACTATTTCGGAGTATTTAAGATACGTAACTAA
- a CDS encoding GNAT family N-acetyltransferase, whose translation MTVNNEFEILLRNLYIKDPCKVLPNALWKTYDRLNNLQCSHTCIDDEILEIKGLEQKGVYILWNKSREVNQSLQLIMEESKFMIIHDDYFKKLDIHDYSQVEPYFRIKHDNKKILPYSLSEDFYIKQANVEEEFSEISDFIGRCYKNLHPSPETVKSWTTYRVFDNSLWIWIMDKQKNIPAALGIAEFDSSVPEGSLEWIQVLPEYQGKGLGKVLVLELLNRLKGRVEFTTVSGEVDNETNPERLYRSCGFYGNDVWWLLRKS comes from the coding sequence ATGACAGTTAATAATGAATTTGAAATTTTGTTAAGAAATTTGTATATAAAGGACCCCTGCAAGGTTCTTCCAAATGCATTATGGAAAACCTATGATAGATTAAATAACCTCCAATGTTCACATACATGTATAGATGATGAAATTTTGGAGATTAAGGGATTAGAGCAAAAGGGAGTATATATACTTTGGAACAAAAGTAGAGAAGTTAATCAGTCTTTACAGCTTATTATGGAAGAGTCTAAATTCATGATAATACATGATGATTACTTTAAGAAGTTGGATATTCATGACTATAGCCAAGTTGAGCCATATTTTCGTATTAAACATGATAATAAGAAAATTTTACCCTATAGTTTGTCAGAGGATTTTTATATCAAGCAAGCAAATGTTGAGGAAGAATTTAGTGAGATTTCAGATTTTATTGGAAGGTGCTATAAGAACTTACATCCAAGTCCTGAGACAGTTAAAAGTTGGACAACCTATAGAGTGTTTGATAATAGCCTTTGGATATGGATTATGGACAAACAAAAGAATATTCCAGCAGCTTTAGGCATAGCTGAATTTGATAGTAGTGTTCCAGAAGGCTCGCTTGAATGGATTCAAGTACTTCCAGAATATCAAGGCAAAGGACTAGGAAAAGTACTAGTACTTGAACTGCTAAATAGGCTAAAAGGAAGAGTAGAGTTTACTACAGTTTCAGGGGAAGTGGATAATGAGACAAATCCAGAAAGATTATATAGAAGCTGTGGATTTTATGGAAATGATGTATGGTGGTTGCTTCGGAAGAGTTAG
- a CDS encoding sugar phosphate isomerase/epimerase — translation MKLGMPALIEFNSLEENIMLCKGLGLDFIELNFNYPVFMPECLSHMEILDAKSEYGVDFTFHFPEEIDLSSFHPAIRKGHLDRCKELIEWMNKAEIKIANMHINNGNYTTLPNKRHWVNEKYEDQFKEQLFNSFSELNDYANLHGVILCIENTSNFHIPFIQRALDMLTEFENLYLTWDVGHDAMVNFKEEPILMKHASRIKHMHLHDFNGILDHQPLYTGIVPIDERLKFAKENNITVLIEVKTCEALKESLSKMADYR, via the coding sequence ATGAAGCTTGGAATGCCAGCATTAATTGAATTTAACAGTCTAGAGGAAAATATAATGCTTTGTAAGGGGTTAGGTTTAGACTTTATAGAGCTTAATTTCAACTATCCTGTTTTCATGCCAGAATGTTTAAGCCATATGGAAATATTAGATGCCAAAAGTGAGTATGGAGTTGACTTTACATTTCATTTTCCTGAAGAAATTGATTTGTCATCTTTTCACCCAGCAATCAGAAAAGGACATTTAGACCGTTGTAAAGAACTGATAGAATGGATGAATAAAGCAGAAATTAAAATAGCTAATATGCATATAAATAATGGGAATTACACTACTTTACCTAATAAAAGACATTGGGTTAACGAAAAATATGAAGACCAGTTTAAAGAACAGCTATTTAACTCTTTTTCTGAATTAAATGATTATGCTAATTTGCATGGGGTTATACTATGTATTGAAAATACTTCTAATTTTCATATCCCATTCATACAAAGAGCACTTGATATGCTAACAGAATTTGAAAATCTCTATTTAACTTGGGATGTAGGGCATGATGCCATGGTGAACTTTAAAGAAGAACCAATTCTAATGAAACATGCCAGTAGAATCAAGCATATGCATCTTCATGATTTTAATGGCATATTAGACCATCAGCCATTATATACTGGAATTGTACCTATTGATGAAAGACTTAAATTTGCTAAGGAAAATAATATAACAGTGTTAATAGAGGTAAAAACTTGTGAAGCTTTAAAAGAATCATTAAGTAAAATGGCTGATTATAGATAA
- a CDS encoding lysoplasmalogenase family protein yields MLLGDRISVVKILLVIICILYITFLFIDLSLIEISISSNVIKYTSIVMCFLISLLTGSRYLDKTDKLLLQLGLFITLMADFLLLFTEYLVLGVGIFSVVHIIYYIRYNRCEIKIGMIKFTAFFLIITVTYLMMNYFITKIELIYAVALFYAVSILNSVLKAIKVCRYKLFPYPNEYLITWGMVLFLLCDINVVFFNISKLISKSSSIISLLYNTSASLMWLFYLPSQVLLSLSGYDFKQLSKKYRTGDTL; encoded by the coding sequence ATGTTGCTAGGTGATAGAATATCAGTTGTAAAGATATTGTTAGTAATTATCTGTATATTATATATCACCTTTTTATTTATTGATCTATCTCTAATAGAGATATCTATTTCATCAAACGTAATTAAATATACATCTATAGTTATGTGCTTTTTAATATCATTATTGACAGGAAGTAGGTATCTCGACAAGACTGATAAATTATTGCTTCAGTTGGGACTATTTATTACATTAATGGCAGATTTTTTGCTTCTATTTACAGAGTATCTTGTTTTGGGAGTAGGGATTTTTTCAGTTGTTCATATAATTTATTATATTAGATACAATAGATGCGAGATTAAAATTGGTATGATAAAGTTCACAGCCTTTTTTCTAATTATTACAGTTACCTACTTAATGATGAACTATTTCATTACGAAAATTGAACTAATATATGCAGTAGCCCTGTTTTATGCGGTATCCATATTAAACAGTGTTCTAAAGGCTATAAAGGTGTGTAGGTATAAATTATTCCCATATCCAAATGAATACCTAATTACTTGGGGAATGGTGCTTTTCCTGTTATGTGATATAAATGTAGTTTTTTTTAATATTTCTAAATTAATTAGTAAATCTAGCAGTATAATTAGCCTTTTATATAATACTTCTGCATCATTAATGTGGCTTTTCTATCTCCCTTCTCAAGTGCTACTTTCATTAAGTGGATACGATTTTAAACAATTATCTAAAAAATATAGAACAGGAGATACATTATGA
- a CDS encoding histidine phosphatase family protein, whose translation MTKIYFVRHAQPDLSVQDDLLRPLTEKGIVDSKKVTEFLLDRGITKIFSSPYKRTYDTVKDFADKSNLDINIIEDFRERKIDDVWIEDFNTFAKEQWNNFDYKLERGESLNEVQKRNIAALLKIIKENPRENIVIGTHGTALSTIINYYDKNFDYSEFERIKPLMPHIVYINFEGDKATEMKEFIL comes from the coding sequence ATGACAAAAATATATTTTGTAAGACATGCACAGCCAGACTTATCAGTACAGGATGATTTATTACGTCCTCTTACTGAGAAAGGTATTGTTGATAGTAAGAAAGTAACTGAGTTTTTGTTAGACAGAGGTATTACTAAAATATTTTCAAGCCCATACAAGCGAACCTATGACACAGTAAAGGATTTTGCTGATAAATCAAATTTGGATATAAATATTATAGAAGACTTTAGAGAAAGAAAAATAGATGATGTATGGATAGAGGATTTTAATACTTTTGCCAAGGAACAATGGAATAACTTTGATTACAAGCTAGAACGTGGTGAGAGTCTAAATGAGGTACAAAAAAGAAACATAGCAGCATTGCTTAAAATAATTAAGGAAAATCCCAGAGAAAATATAGTCATAGGTACTCATGGAACTGCTCTTAGTACTATTATAAATTATTATGATAAGAATTTTGATTATAGTGAGTTTGAAAGAATAAAACCCCTAATGCCTCATATAGTATATATTAATTTTGAGGGAGATAAAGCTACGGAAATGAAAGAGTTTATTTTATGA
- a CDS encoding DUF3784 domain-containing protein, protein MYLIIFIGILCIVSGVLVRYFKCYWLIAGYNTMSKEKRKNVDTESLGRLMGNYMFMIGGTFIIGGALISTSFKTIGTILIIAPIFILTPYVMIKSQKYDKNSLKPDGSMKKSTKLIIGFTIVFISIIFIFMFVFIGYGTREPKVTVENEKVKIGGMYASTIRTYDIVEVVLLDSIPQVLRKDNGFDFGDILRGYFNLESVGKGRLYINNGKPPYVFLRLKKSFVIINYNNSEKTQELYNIIMTSL, encoded by the coding sequence GTGTATTTAATTATCTTCATAGGAATTTTGTGTATAGTATCAGGGGTATTAGTTAGGTATTTTAAGTGTTATTGGCTCATAGCTGGTTATAATACTATGTCAAAGGAAAAAAGAAAAAATGTTGATACAGAATCTTTAGGCAGGCTTATGGGAAATTACATGTTTATGATAGGTGGAACTTTTATTATAGGAGGAGCTTTAATTTCTACAAGTTTTAAAACTATAGGAACAATATTGATAATAGCTCCAATATTTATTCTAACTCCATATGTAATGATAAAGTCTCAAAAATACGATAAAAATTCATTAAAGCCTGATGGAAGCATGAAAAAAAGCACAAAGCTTATTATAGGTTTTACTATAGTATTTATATCGATAATCTTTATTTTTATGTTTGTTTTCATTGGATATGGAACTCGGGAGCCTAAGGTTACTGTAGAGAATGAGAAAGTTAAGATTGGTGGCATGTATGCATCTACAATCCGTACATATGATATTGTGGAAGTAGTATTGCTAGATTCAATTCCACAGGTGTTAAGAAAGGATAATGGCTTTGATTTTGGAGATATTTTAAGAGGATATTTTAACCTTGAGAGTGTTGGGAAAGGAAGGCTATATATAAATAACGGAAAACCCCCATATGTATTTTTAAGGCTTAAAAAAAGCTTTGTAATAATAAACTATAATAATAGTGAAAAGACACAGGAGCTGTATAATATTATAATGACATCATTATAA
- a CDS encoding tetratricopeptide repeat protein, translating to MRQKYKKIDRRNNYMILAENFFDEDNKEKALKFFKKALEFEGDKYETIDILFNIAILYDELGLKEKAFETYNSIIKINPNEAGAYYGIAIIYDERGQKDTALKYYFKATELEPEYDRAYFYIANIYDEKGDKEKAIKYYKKVIELTPDDYIAYNNLGSIYEEIKEYDKAYYMIKESINIENDYYKSLFNMGVVLKHLGKIEEAIEYYNLSIEAYSGYPYSYLNISAIYIEEKKYNSAIKILTEGIEKNPDAGFLYYNRACCNINLGNIDIAIEDLIKAKELYPDFGYMVKTDKDLAVIRENEKYSFLLEE from the coding sequence ATGAGACAGAAATATAAAAAGATAGATCGTAGAAATAATTATATGATTTTAGCAGAGAATTTCTTTGATGAAGATAATAAGGAAAAAGCATTGAAGTTTTTTAAAAAAGCATTAGAATTTGAAGGAGATAAGTATGAAACTATAGATATTTTATTTAATATAGCTATTTTATATGATGAACTTGGATTAAAGGAAAAGGCATTCGAAACCTATAATAGCATCATAAAAATAAACCCAAATGAAGCAGGGGCATATTATGGAATAGCTATAATATATGATGAAAGAGGTCAGAAGGATACTGCTTTAAAATATTATTTTAAGGCAACGGAGTTGGAGCCAGAGTATGACAGAGCTTACTTTTATATTGCGAATATTTATGATGAAAAGGGTGATAAAGAAAAAGCGATAAAATACTATAAAAAAGTAATAGAGTTAACACCAGATGACTATATTGCATATAATAATTTAGGCTCTATTTATGAAGAAATAAAGGAATATGATAAGGCTTATTACATGATTAAGGAAAGTATAAATATAGAGAACGATTATTATAAATCTCTTTTTAATATGGGGGTAGTTTTAAAACATTTAGGAAAGATAGAAGAAGCAATAGAATATTATAATCTATCAATAGAGGCTTATAGTGGGTATCCATACTCTTACTTGAATATTTCTGCTATATATATAGAAGAAAAGAAATATAATTCTGCTATTAAAATACTTACAGAAGGAATTGAAAAAAATCCTGATGCAGGCTTTCTATACTACAATAGGGCTTGTTGCAACATAAACTTAGGCAACATTGACATAGCAATTGAAGACCTGATAAAAGCAAAAGAGCTATATCCGGATTTTGGATATATGGTCAAAACTGATAAGGATCTTGCTGTCATAAGAGAGAATGAAAAATATAGTTTTTTACTAGAAGAATAG
- a CDS encoding zinc-ribbon domain-containing protein — translation MADKKLVCQDCEKDFNFTEREQDFYAEKGFQEPKRCPECRNARKQQKSQRASRY, via the coding sequence ATGGCAGATAAGAAATTAGTATGTCAAGATTGTGAAAAGGATTTTAATTTCACAGAAAGAGAACAAGATTTCTACGCAGAAAAAGGATTTCAAGAACCAAAAAGATGTCCAGAATGTAGAAATGCTAGAAAACAACAAAAGAGTCAAAGAGCTTCTAGATACTAA
- a CDS encoding ABC transporter permease: MYNDKSVYNNIVSKEQQAYLNRVKKRKKTILITQVSILLISILLWEIAAQFKWIDTFFTSYPSKIVALFIKYVKNGMIFEHIGISLMETIVGFIGGTVLGIIVAVLLWWSDFMAKVLDPYMVVLNSLPKTALAPIIILWVGAGYSGIVVTAISVSIVITILNVYNSFIEVDEDKIKMLKTFGATKFQILKKVVIPASVPAMVSTLKVNIGMSWVGVIVGEYIVSRAGLGYLLVYGGQVFQLDLVMMSVIILAILTTFMYKIVAILENKIMKWRQ; encoded by the coding sequence ATGTATAATGACAAATCAGTTTATAATAACATTGTTTCAAAAGAGCAACAAGCATATCTAAATAGAGTAAAAAAGAGAAAAAAGACAATACTAATAACTCAGGTATCCATACTGCTAATATCTATTCTGCTTTGGGAAATAGCGGCACAATTTAAATGGATAGATACCTTCTTTACTAGTTATCCTTCTAAGATAGTAGCATTGTTCATAAAATATGTGAAAAACGGTATGATCTTTGAACATATTGGTATTTCATTAATGGAAACCATTGTAGGTTTTATTGGAGGAACTGTCTTGGGCATTATTGTTGCAGTCCTATTATGGTGGTCAGACTTTATGGCAAAGGTTTTAGACCCATATATGGTAGTGCTAAATAGTCTACCCAAAACTGCATTAGCTCCTATAATAATACTTTGGGTAGGTGCTGGTTACTCTGGTATAGTGGTCACTGCCATTAGCGTCTCTATAGTCATAACCATTTTAAATGTTTATAACAGCTTTATAGAAGTTGACGAAGATAAGATTAAGATGCTAAAAACCTTTGGGGCTACTAAATTTCAAATACTGAAAAAGGTAGTTATTCCAGCCAGTGTTCCTGCTATGGTAAGTACTCTTAAAGTAAATATTGGAATGTCCTGGGTAGGAGTAATAGTGGGAGAGTATATCGTATCTAGAGCTGGTTTAGGATATCTACTAGTATATGGTGGGCAAGTGTTCCAATTAGATTTGGTAATGATGAGTGTAATAATTTTAGCTATACTCACCACATTTATGTATAAAATTGTTGCTATATTAGAAAATAAAATAATGAAGTGGAGACAATAA
- a CDS encoding ABC transporter ATP-binding protein has protein sequence MKELKAVEIKNISMNYHTLDGETVAIKDISLDVYNGEIIGIVGPSGCGKSTLLSIVAGLIKPTRGNVYINNQEVNGPSKDIGYMFQRDHLFEWRNILDNVLIGLEIQGKVNEDTIRFAENLLETYGLSEFKKHYPNQLSGGMRQRVALIRTLAVKPDILLLDEPFSALDYQTRLAIADEIGTILKKEKKTALMVTHDIGEAISMSDRIIILSNRPATIKEIIPIKLNCPNGVRTPMKCREAPEFRYYFNKIWKELDVHV, from the coding sequence ATGAAGGAACTAAAAGCGGTAGAAATCAAAAATATTAGCATGAATTACCATACTCTAGACGGTGAGACTGTAGCCATAAAAGACATAAGCCTTGATGTCTACAATGGTGAGATAATTGGAATAGTAGGTCCTAGCGGTTGTGGAAAATCCACATTATTGTCTATAGTAGCTGGGCTTATAAAGCCAACAAGAGGTAATGTCTATATAAATAATCAAGAAGTGAACGGTCCAAGTAAAGATATAGGTTATATGTTTCAAAGGGATCATCTATTTGAATGGAGAAATATTTTAGATAATGTGCTAATAGGATTGGAGATACAAGGTAAGGTCAATGAAGATACAATAAGGTTTGCTGAAAATCTTTTAGAAACTTATGGATTATCTGAATTCAAAAAACATTATCCAAATCAGCTATCTGGTGGTATGAGGCAAAGAGTTGCTCTCATAAGAACTTTAGCAGTTAAGCCAGATATACTACTTTTAGATGAACCATTCTCTGCTCTTGATTACCAGACAAGGCTAGCTATAGCAGATGAAATAGGAACCATACTAAAAAAGGAGAAGAAAACAGCCTTAATGGTGACACATGATATTGGAGAAGCAATCTCCATGTCTGACAGAATTATCATACTGTCTAATAGACCAGCAACTATAAAGGAAATAATTCCAATAAAGCTAAATTGTCCGAATGGTGTCAGGACACCTATGAAGTGTCGAGAGGCTCCTGAATTTAGGTATTACTTTAATAAGATATGGAAGGAGCTTGATGTGCATGTATAA
- a CDS encoding 2'-5' RNA ligase family protein, with the protein MIERCIMIFPEFKNMKVIDEIREKYDPLASHVRPHITLVFPFSSNISRDGIKEHIEHVLSEIKPFKLMLKGITPVQSFGNYLFLNIETGKEEIYNIHKKLYTGILEPYLPQWLRNGEYYPHMTVGKVNSKEEYELAILEVKDVADTFETMVNKVSVEVIDENEDSIIEMEVELK; encoded by the coding sequence ATGATAGAAAGATGTATTATGATATTTCCAGAATTCAAAAATATGAAAGTCATTGATGAAATAAGGGAGAAGTATGACCCACTAGCAAGTCATGTTAGACCTCATATTACACTTGTTTTTCCTTTTTCTAGTAATATATCTCGAGATGGAATAAAGGAACACATAGAACATGTTTTATCAGAGATAAAGCCATTTAAGCTAATGCTTAAAGGTATTACACCAGTACAGTCTTTTGGTAACTATCTTTTTCTCAATATTGAGACTGGCAAAGAAGAAATATATAACATTCATAAAAAACTTTATACAGGAATATTGGAGCCATATTTGCCACAGTGGTTGAGAAATGGTGAATATTATCCACATATGACAGTAGGCAAAGTAAATAGTAAAGAAGAATATGAATTAGCGATTCTCGAAGTAAAGGATGTAGCAGATACTTTTGAGACTATGGTGAACAAGGTCAGTGTAGAAGTTATAGATGAGAATGAAGATTCTATTATAGAGATGGAAGTAGAATTAAAGTAG
- a CDS encoding GNAT family N-acetyltransferase, whose translation MKIKTLQKEDDKYIQQAAQLLVEGFKENWPNAWPDLGAALEEVNECLSEDRICRIAVDENDNVLGWIGAISQYDGNVWELHPIVVDINHRRKGIGRLLVKDLEEQVRQRGGITIQAGSDDENNMTSLSNVDLYDNLLDRIRDIKNFKGHPYEFYLKLGFKIIGVMPDANGLGKPDIYLGKRVIDWPNQTSNS comes from the coding sequence ATGAAGATTAAAACATTACAAAAAGAAGATGACAAATATATTCAACAAGCAGCTCAGCTTTTAGTAGAAGGATTTAAAGAGAATTGGCCCAATGCATGGCCTGATCTAGGAGCTGCATTAGAAGAGGTTAATGAGTGTTTAAGTGAAGATAGAATATGCAGAATTGCTGTAGATGAAAATGATAACGTTTTGGGATGGATTGGCGCCATAAGTCAATATGACGGAAATGTATGGGAGCTACACCCAATAGTAGTTGACATTAATCATAGGAGAAAAGGAATAGGAAGACTACTAGTCAAGGATCTGGAAGAACAGGTAAGGCAAAGAGGTGGAATAACTATCCAAGCAGGTAGTGATGATGAAAACAATATGACTTCATTATCCAATGTAGATCTATACGATAATTTACTAGATAGAATTAGAGACATAAAGAATTTCAAAGGACATCCATATGAATTCTATTTAAAACTAGGATTTAAAATTATTGGTGTTATGCCAGATGCAAACGGGTTAGGGAAACCTGATATATATCTTGGGAAGAGAGTGATTGATTGGCCTAACCAAACAAGCAATTCATAG
- the fdhF gene encoding formate dehydrogenase subunit alpha produces the protein MKNVLTTCGYCGCGCNYYVNVDNGEIVGITPKPDHPVSQGKLCVKGWHGYSFVHHSDRLKHPLIKQQDGTFKETTWEEAFKYIAESFKNTINNYGPDSIGILSSARCTNEENYLATKLARSVIKTNNIDHCARLUHSPTVASLAAQFGSGAMTNSIEEISNADVIFVIGSNTTEQHPVIGMRIIEAVRKNGAKLIVVDPRRIPLVEFSSIFAEIKPGTNLAFINSIINVIIAEGLENRKFIEERTEGYEELKASVSEYTPEWAAEITGVDADTIREIARTYASGKNATILYTMGITQHITGSMNVSALANLTMLVGQIGKPSSGLNPLRGQNNVQGACDMGALADSLPGYQKASDENAIKRFEEFWGSDFAREKGMTATQIFDAAIKDKVKAVYIIGENPILSDSDTNHVKKALESLDFLVVQDIFMTETAKLANVVLPASSFLEKDGTFTNTERRVQRVRKVIESVGGSKPDWEILAGIIKAMGFEAEYNSPSDIMEEIRKVVPIYGGITYERIDSEGIQWPCTDRNHPGTKYLHRQNFSRGKGKFVANEYRDSGEIVCDEYPFIMTTGRTQHHYHTGTMTRRSWALHREQPRGFIEINPADAKKLGIRDNAKVKVTSRRGSIFADAMITDKINPGVVFMPIHFGESPVNKLTNRNLDPVAQIPEFKVCSVRIEVAK, from the coding sequence ATGAAAAATGTGTTAACTACATGTGGATATTGTGGTTGTGGTTGTAATTATTATGTAAATGTAGATAATGGTGAAATAGTTGGCATAACTCCTAAGCCCGATCATCCAGTAAGCCAAGGAAAACTCTGTGTTAAAGGCTGGCATGGGTATAGCTTTGTTCATCATAGCGATAGATTAAAGCACCCTTTAATTAAGCAGCAGGACGGAACTTTTAAAGAAACTACATGGGAAGAAGCATTTAAATATATTGCAGAGTCTTTTAAGAATACAATTAATAATTATGGTCCTGACTCAATAGGTATATTATCATCAGCTAGATGTACAAATGAAGAAAATTATTTAGCTACAAAACTTGCAAGAAGTGTTATTAAAACTAATAATATAGACCATTGTGCCCGCCTCTGACATAGCCCTACTGTAGCTAGTTTAGCTGCACAATTTGGAAGCGGAGCCATGACAAACTCAATTGAAGAGATTTCAAATGCTGACGTAATATTTGTAATAGGTTCAAACACTACAGAACAACACCCTGTAATAGGCATGAGAATAATAGAGGCTGTAAGGAAGAACGGAGCAAAATTGATTGTAGTAGATCCAAGGAGAATACCTTTAGTAGAGTTCTCGTCCATATTTGCAGAAATTAAACCTGGTACAAACCTTGCCTTTATTAACAGTATTATAAATGTAATCATTGCTGAAGGCTTAGAAAACAGGAAATTTATTGAAGAGAGAACGGAAGGATACGAGGAATTAAAGGCATCAGTTTCTGAATATACCCCAGAGTGGGCTGCGGAAATCACAGGAGTTGATGCTGATACCATTAGGGAGATTGCGAGAACATATGCATCAGGCAAAAATGCAACAATTTTATATACTATGGGAATCACACAGCATATTACAGGGAGCATGAATGTTTCTGCCCTTGCTAATCTAACTATGCTAGTGGGACAGATAGGCAAGCCATCATCAGGTTTAAATCCACTAAGAGGACAAAACAATGTGCAGGGAGCCTGTGATATGGGCGCTTTAGCAGATTCATTGCCTGGATATCAAAAGGCAAGTGATGAAAATGCTATAAAGAGATTTGAAGAATTTTGGGGAAGTGATTTTGCTAGAGAGAAAGGCATGACAGCTACTCAGATTTTTGATGCTGCAATAAAAGATAAGGTAAAGGCAGTATATATAATAGGTGAAAATCCAATATTATCTGATTCAGATACTAATCATGTGAAGAAAGCTCTTGAGAGTTTAGACTTCCTAGTAGTTCAAGATATATTCATGACTGAAACTGCAAAGTTGGCTAATGTAGTATTACCTGCTTCAAGCTTTTTGGAAAAGGATGGTACTTTTACAAATACAGAAAGAAGAGTACAGAGAGTAAGAAAGGTTATAGAGTCAGTAGGAGGTAGTAAACCTGATTGGGAAATACTCGCTGGAATTATTAAAGCTATGGGATTTGAGGCTGAATACAACTCTCCTTCAGATATTATGGAAGAGATAAGAAAGGTAGTTCCTATTTATGGAGGGATAACATATGAGAGAATAGATAGTGAAGGTATTCAATGGCCATGTACAGATAGAAATCATCCTGGAACAAAGTATCTTCATAGACAAAACTTCTCTAGAGGAAAAGGTAAATTCGTTGCAAATGAATACAGAGATTCCGGAGAAATAGTATGTGATGAATATCCTTTTATAATGACTACAGGTAGAACTCAACATCATTATCATACAGGAACTATGACTAGAAGATCTTGGGCTTTACATAGAGAACAACCAAGAGGGTTTATTGAAATAAATCCTGCTGATGCAAAAAAGCTTGGGATAAGAGACAATGCAAAAGTAAAAGTTACTTCAAGAAGAGGTTCAATATTTGCAGATGCTATGATTACAGATAAAATTAATCCAGGAGTAGTATTCATGCCCATACATTTTGGGGAATCTCCTGTAAACAAGTTAACTAATAGAAACTTAGATCCAGTTGCACAAATACCTGAATTTAAGGTTTGTTCAGTTAGAATAGAGGTGGCAAAATAG